The following coding sequences are from one Verrucomicrobiia bacterium window:
- a CDS encoding DUF4350 domain-containing protein, which produces MSTEEHNNTAPSFSAGRRWFIGFHVLLAVIAVTAILGMGNYLSLRHFIRHSINDKGAGQLTPATLQVIKSLTNDVRVIIYYNPEEPLYPYVSAMLKEYAARSPHIKLESVNYATQPGEATKVITEFGLNQGTKDVVIFAANNRSESVSQGQLSDLDMTALIQGKSNEVKRKAFKGELYFTSKLLAVSSAKQYTAYYLSGHGEHDPRQDSEMGYQKFAELMVNNNVFVKALDLQRTNDVPADCDFLVIAGPRYEPAAVELERIDKYLGTGGRLLLLMNIRSAPGWERLMVKWGVAMGNDVVFDPPNMQDMGTLMVDNMGSHAVTQSKERIYMLNPRSVGKVPGAVQADSAQVTELFTTGPSGVAHTDFQKGVLLPAAHPNDRKGEIPLGVAVEKGGLKNMALQRGSTRLIVVGDSAMLANLYMIAPGNEEFARQSINWLLDRTFLLNSIGPRAFTEYQLTITNSQMTILRWILLGAMPGGVFIFGLLVWLRRQR; this is translated from the coding sequence ATGAGCACTGAAGAGCACAACAATACTGCGCCCAGCTTCTCCGCCGGCCGCCGCTGGTTCATCGGCTTTCATGTGCTGCTGGCCGTCATCGCGGTGACGGCGATCCTGGGCATGGGGAATTACCTCTCCCTGCGCCATTTCATCCGGCACAGCATAAACGACAAGGGCGCCGGGCAGCTCACACCCGCGACATTGCAGGTCATCAAATCGCTGACAAATGATGTCCGTGTCATCATCTACTACAATCCCGAGGAACCGCTCTATCCGTACGTCAGTGCGATGCTGAAGGAATACGCCGCGCGGAGTCCGCATATCAAACTGGAATCGGTGAACTACGCCACACAACCGGGCGAGGCGACCAAGGTGATCACTGAGTTCGGCTTGAATCAAGGGACCAAGGATGTGGTGATTTTCGCCGCCAACAACCGGTCGGAATCGGTGAGCCAGGGACAACTTTCAGACTTGGACATGACCGCCCTGATCCAGGGCAAGAGCAACGAGGTGAAACGGAAAGCGTTCAAGGGCGAGCTGTATTTCACCTCCAAGCTGCTGGCCGTCAGCAGTGCGAAACAATACACCGCTTATTACCTCAGTGGCCATGGGGAGCACGATCCCCGGCAGGATTCGGAAATGGGCTATCAAAAGTTCGCCGAGTTGATGGTGAACAACAACGTCTTCGTGAAGGCGCTGGATCTGCAACGCACGAACGATGTGCCGGCGGATTGTGACTTCCTCGTCATCGCGGGCCCGCGCTATGAACCTGCCGCCGTGGAACTGGAACGGATCGACAAGTATCTCGGCACCGGCGGACGTTTGCTCCTGCTCATGAACATCCGTTCGGCACCCGGCTGGGAGAGGTTGATGGTCAAATGGGGCGTGGCCATGGGAAATGATGTGGTCTTTGACCCCCCGAACATGCAGGACATGGGCACATTGATGGTCGACAACATGGGTTCCCATGCGGTGACACAATCCAAAGAGCGCATATATATGCTCAATCCCCGTTCCGTCGGCAAAGTCCCCGGAGCGGTGCAGGCGGATTCGGCACAGGTCACCGAACTCTTCACCACTGGCCCGTCAGGCGTGGCACATACGGATTTCCAGAAAGGTGTATTGCTGCCGGCGGCCCATCCCAATGATCGAAAAGGCGAGATACCCCTGGGCGTGGCGGTGGAGAAGGGCGGTCTCAAGAACATGGCGCTGCAACGTGGCTCCACCCGGCTGATCGTGGTGGGTGATTCCGCCATGCTCGCCAACCTCTACATGATCGCCCCTGGCAACGAAGAGTTTGCGCGGCAATCCATCAACTGGCTGTTGGACCGCACGTTTCTGCTCAATTCCATCGGCCCGCGCGCTTTCACCGAATACCAGCTCACCATCACGAATTCGCAGATGACGATCTTGCGCTGGATACTGCTCGGTGCGATGCCCGGCGGCGTTTTTATATTTGGTCTCCTGGTCTGGCTGAGGAGGCAGCGTTGA
- a CDS encoding DUF4340 domain-containing protein, producing the protein MNTKNTWSLVAVAAALFAFIYFFERDDGKDTAKVVEHRLMNKLQVSLVSRIEINIVGTNTVTLERANTNWRVISPVNYPARQQQVRNFLAGVAELAYTSTIPATELAKSPRGLADYGLQPPRAQIVLVQNNERLELNIGNETPVGGQRYVQIGQDILAYLVDAKIASLVPSSATAWRDVGMLPANLAFNRIEIHAGSRVMEFQRDETNQVWRMTKPLVARADNLRIRDMVQQWRMWPVNSFISDNPPNTELERTGFKPPELELLLGQGTNTAFMVQFGGPFPDKPEYIYALRSTHTNLVLTPQSFVEAMRSAPNDFRDRRLLSFPVNLPDIIEVQSDEKFTLLRQTNGTWLVENDTNFTVDTVLVNEMLMNLNTLDVVDFEKDNVTDWTPYGLVQPAHRYTMSVLSTNAVIGGTNTLVAQLELGVSPDRVRVFARRPDESSAYTLLDGVARKLPRSVFHLRDRRVWSFNTNDVRRISIEQEGRKNELVRNPKSLWALGEGLPGMVNPFAVEETVFRLSEMQAVRWVDRGPTVAQRYGITPDSHGITLTLQRGGGPEEKLMLRLGSLTPTRNAYAAVILNGTTVVFEMPQSLHEYISKYLNAPTLPASK; encoded by the coding sequence ATGAACACCAAGAATACATGGAGTCTGGTGGCGGTGGCGGCCGCGCTCTTTGCGTTCATCTATTTCTTTGAACGTGATGACGGCAAAGACACCGCCAAAGTGGTCGAGCACCGTTTGATGAACAAACTCCAGGTGTCGCTGGTTTCCCGTATCGAGATCAACATCGTCGGCACGAACACGGTCACGCTTGAGCGGGCGAACACCAACTGGCGGGTCATCTCGCCCGTCAACTATCCGGCCCGGCAGCAGCAGGTGCGCAACTTCCTCGCCGGTGTGGCAGAGCTGGCTTATACGAGCACCATCCCGGCGACGGAACTGGCCAAGTCACCCCGGGGTCTGGCCGATTACGGTCTGCAACCTCCGCGCGCGCAGATCGTCCTCGTGCAGAACAATGAACGCCTCGAGTTGAACATCGGCAACGAAACGCCAGTCGGCGGCCAGCGCTATGTGCAGATCGGGCAGGACATTCTGGCGTATCTCGTGGATGCCAAGATCGCTTCTTTAGTGCCCAGTTCTGCTACTGCATGGCGGGATGTCGGGATGTTGCCCGCCAATCTGGCCTTTAACCGCATCGAGATTCATGCCGGCAGCCGGGTGATGGAATTTCAGCGGGATGAGACGAACCAGGTCTGGCGCATGACCAAGCCCTTGGTGGCGCGGGCGGACAATCTGCGCATCCGGGACATGGTGCAGCAATGGCGCATGTGGCCGGTGAATTCTTTCATCAGCGACAATCCGCCCAATACCGAGCTTGAGCGCACGGGCTTTAAGCCGCCGGAATTGGAACTGTTGCTGGGGCAAGGAACGAACACCGCGTTTATGGTCCAGTTCGGCGGTCCTTTTCCGGACAAGCCCGAGTATATCTACGCATTACGTTCCACTCATACGAACCTTGTCCTCACACCCCAATCATTTGTGGAAGCCATGCGCAGCGCGCCCAATGACTTCCGTGATCGCCGCCTGCTCTCCTTCCCGGTCAACCTGCCGGACATCATCGAAGTGCAGAGCGATGAGAAGTTCACCCTGCTCCGCCAGACCAATGGAACATGGCTGGTGGAGAATGACACGAATTTCACCGTGGATACCGTCCTCGTGAACGAGATGCTGATGAACTTGAACACTCTGGATGTGGTGGATTTCGAGAAGGACAACGTCACGGACTGGACGCCCTACGGATTGGTTCAGCCGGCGCATCGCTACACCATGTCCGTCCTCAGCACCAATGCGGTCATCGGCGGCACGAACACCTTGGTGGCGCAACTGGAACTGGGCGTTTCCCCGGATCGTGTGAGGGTTTTTGCCCGCCGCCCGGATGAGTCCTCCGCTTACACTTTGCTGGATGGCGTGGCGCGGAAACTGCCGCGTAGCGTCTTTCATCTGCGTGACCGCCGGGTGTGGAGCTTCAACACCAATGACGTGAGGCGCATCAGCATCGAACAGGAAGGCCGCAAGAATGAACTGGTGCGCAACCCTAAGAGCCTCTGGGCTTTGGGTGAAGGTTTGCCGGGCATGGTCAACCCCTTCGCGGTGGAGGAAACGGTTTTCCGTCTGAGCGAGATGCAAGCCGTCCGGTGGGTGGATCGCGGGCCGACAGTGGCGCAACGTTACGGCATCACCCCGGATTCCCATGGCATCACGCTGACGTTGCAACGCGGCGGCGGACCGGAGGAGAAATTGATGTTGCGCCTCGGCAGCCTGACGCCTACGCGCAATGCCTATGCGGCGGTCATCCTGAACGGCACCACAGTGGTATTTGAAATGCCGCAAAGCCTGCACGAGTATATCTCCAAGTATTTGAACGCCCCGACGTTGCCGGCTTCAAAATGA
- a CDS encoding undecaprenyl-diphosphate phosphatase, with protein sequence MQDWLAAIILGVVEGITEFLPVSSTGHLLIVEKFLHADSPFLQSELFNVGIQSGAVLAVILNFKQRLQELATNWKQPETFDYVSKLIVAFMVTGIGGIILKKLGMRLPESVGPVAWATLIGGVLFIAVEHWLKGKQGSERITWAIALAIGVSQLIAAAFPGASRSGTTILVALILGLSRPRAIEFSFLLGVPTLIAAGGLSFAKQVAKEGLGSVDWVLFALGFITATITAFITVKWLLKFVQTHTFVAFGWYRIILGAALLLFLRG encoded by the coding sequence ATGCAAGACTGGCTGGCAGCGATCATTTTGGGTGTGGTGGAAGGGATAACGGAATTTCTGCCGGTATCTTCGACCGGCCATCTGCTTATCGTGGAAAAGTTTCTGCATGCCGATTCACCCTTTCTCCAATCTGAATTGTTCAATGTCGGAATTCAAAGCGGAGCCGTGCTGGCGGTCATCCTGAATTTCAAACAGCGTCTGCAGGAATTGGCCACCAACTGGAAACAGCCTGAAACTTTCGATTACGTCTCCAAGCTGATCGTCGCTTTTATGGTCACAGGGATCGGAGGCATCATTTTGAAGAAGCTGGGCATGCGACTGCCGGAATCGGTAGGCCCAGTGGCATGGGCCACCCTGATCGGCGGTGTCCTGTTCATCGCGGTTGAGCATTGGTTGAAAGGTAAACAAGGTTCGGAACGAATCACATGGGCTATCGCGCTGGCCATCGGTGTCTCGCAATTGATTGCGGCCGCCTTTCCGGGAGCTTCCCGTTCAGGGACTACTATTCTCGTCGCCCTCATCCTTGGTCTGAGCCGTCCGCGGGCTATTGAGTTTTCTTTTTTGCTCGGCGTCCCCACGTTGATCGCTGCTGGTGGGTTGAGCTTCGCCAAACAGGTGGCTAAAGAAGGATTGGGGTCGGTGGACTGGGTGCTGTTTGCACTGGGATTCATCACCGCGACCATCACCGCCTTCATCACCGTGAAGTGGCTTTTGAAGTTCGTCCAGACACACACCTTCGTGGCTTTCGGCTGGTACCGGATCATCTTGGGGGCAGCGTTACTGCTTTTTCTCCGGGGTTGA
- a CDS encoding DUF6797 domain-containing protein: MKVLSHVCAALCAFSVLTLNAQEQPKPKAKSWKETKAAVLQDDFPYTKACIGAKFPANNDADKGIALILGNEAFACFDMDLLRVSACWTGGYIKPKGVTFDGSHGGHPVIDGEQQFGTPALPGWSKDGAFTDPRKEPYGPLPKEMGRFKGLYVVGMDVVLTYDVFGSDVVEQITSIEKDGATGFVRTLKLDKTKSALTHLVAEVPEGKGRIDKGEAIVEGANGVVTRIALGSAPKGATLEIADNNRVILKLAKGTSGLFKLVLWRGNAVDGAKFAALTEGKPQIVDYAKGGASRWPQPVVTKGALGTSTTPDGAYTTDSLAPPFENPWKRRVRFGGFDFFADGKSAALSTWDGDVWVVSGIDDKLENLQWRRFASGGFETLGLKIVNGTIYTVGRDEITRYVDVNKDGEADFYETFNNDITSSPGFHEFTFDLQTDKQGNFYFAKAAPVKGGGRGFGGGGGNGQISASAGTLMKVSKDGKKYEVVATGFRAPNGIGVGPNGELTTGDNEGTFVAACPINWVKPGGYYGVEDTAHKSPLPERDAPLCWLSHREFDNSGGGQVWVTSDKWGPYSGELLHMSYGKSSLNLVMRDMAGKTPQGAVVQFPLRFTSSAMRARFSPLDGQLYVAGLRGWQTSAAKDAGLDRVRYTGKPVYSVTGTKVDKAGVHLTFSQPLDPKDATDPQNFSIQQWNYLMKFDTDKVVNGKLTRGEAKSPNYGGHEVSRDDEFKPGREAVEVKSAKLSADGKTVTLEFASLKPVNQMLIKFNLGTKDGQIIKQDVLQTINEVK; this comes from the coding sequence ATGAAAGTGTTGTCCCATGTCTGTGCCGCCTTGTGCGCGTTTTCCGTGCTGACCTTGAACGCGCAGGAGCAGCCGAAGCCTAAAGCCAAGTCTTGGAAAGAGACGAAGGCAGCGGTGTTGCAGGACGACTTCCCTTACACCAAGGCGTGCATCGGCGCGAAGTTCCCCGCGAACAATGACGCGGACAAGGGTATCGCACTTATTCTTGGCAATGAGGCTTTCGCGTGTTTTGACATGGATTTGCTGCGCGTCTCGGCATGTTGGACGGGGGGGTATATCAAGCCCAAGGGCGTCACGTTCGATGGTTCTCACGGCGGCCACCCCGTGATCGATGGTGAGCAGCAATTCGGCACGCCTGCTTTGCCCGGTTGGTCCAAGGACGGCGCTTTCACCGACCCCCGCAAGGAACCGTATGGTCCCCTGCCCAAGGAGATGGGCCGCTTCAAGGGCCTGTATGTCGTGGGCATGGATGTGGTGCTGACCTATGATGTTTTCGGTTCCGATGTGGTGGAGCAGATCACCAGCATCGAGAAGGATGGCGCGACGGGTTTTGTCCGCACGCTGAAGCTAGATAAGACGAAGAGCGCACTGACGCATCTCGTGGCGGAAGTGCCGGAAGGTAAAGGGCGCATCGATAAGGGTGAAGCGATCGTAGAGGGTGCGAATGGTGTGGTGACCCGCATCGCATTGGGCAGTGCGCCGAAAGGTGCGACGCTGGAGATCGCGGATAACAATCGCGTGATTCTGAAACTCGCGAAAGGCACCTCTGGTTTGTTCAAGCTGGTGCTCTGGCGCGGAAATGCGGTGGATGGTGCGAAGTTCGCAGCTTTGACGGAAGGTAAGCCACAGATAGTAGATTACGCCAAGGGTGGTGCGTCCCGCTGGCCGCAACCCGTGGTGACGAAAGGTGCCTTGGGCACCAGCACGACCCCGGATGGTGCTTACACCACGGATAGCCTGGCGCCGCCCTTCGAGAATCCTTGGAAGCGTCGCGTGCGTTTCGGTGGCTTTGATTTCTTCGCGGATGGCAAAAGCGCAGCTCTCAGCACTTGGGATGGTGATGTGTGGGTGGTGAGCGGCATCGATGACAAGCTGGAGAACCTGCAATGGCGCCGGTTCGCCTCCGGCGGTTTCGAGACGCTGGGCTTGAAGATCGTGAACGGCACCATTTACACGGTGGGCCGCGACGAGATCACGCGTTACGTGGATGTGAATAAGGACGGTGAAGCCGATTTCTACGAGACGTTTAATAACGACATCACGTCATCACCGGGCTTTCATGAGTTCACCTTCGATCTGCAGACTGACAAGCAGGGTAACTTCTACTTCGCTAAGGCGGCTCCCGTGAAAGGTGGAGGTCGTGGCTTCGGTGGCGGTGGCGGCAATGGTCAGATCAGCGCCAGCGCGGGCACTCTCATGAAGGTGTCCAAGGACGGCAAGAAATATGAAGTGGTGGCAACGGGATTCCGCGCGCCGAACGGTATCGGCGTCGGTCCTAATGGTGAACTGACGACGGGTGATAACGAAGGTACGTTTGTGGCAGCCTGTCCCATCAATTGGGTAAAGCCGGGTGGTTATTACGGCGTGGAAGACACGGCGCACAAATCGCCTTTGCCGGAACGGGATGCACCGCTCTGCTGGCTTTCGCATCGTGAATTCGATAACTCTGGTGGCGGTCAAGTGTGGGTGACGAGCGATAAATGGGGTCCTTACTCGGGCGAGCTCCTGCACATGTCCTACGGTAAGAGTTCGTTGAATCTCGTGATGCGCGACATGGCGGGCAAGACGCCGCAAGGTGCGGTGGTGCAGTTCCCGTTGCGCTTTACATCGTCCGCGATGCGGGCGCGTTTCAGCCCGTTGGACGGTCAGCTTTATGTGGCTGGTTTGCGTGGTTGGCAGACGAGCGCGGCGAAGGACGCCGGTCTGGACCGCGTGCGTTACACAGGCAAGCCGGTTTATTCTGTGACGGGTACGAAGGTGGACAAGGCGGGCGTGCATCTGACTTTCTCGCAGCCACTGGACCCGAAGGACGCGACGGATCCGCAGAACTTCTCCATCCAGCAATGGAATTACCTGATGAAGTTTGATACCGACAAGGTCGTGAACGGCAAACTGACCCGTGGCGAGGCGAAGAGCCCGAACTATGGTGGCCATGAAGTTTCCCGCGATGACGAGTTCAAGCCCGGTCGCGAAGCTGTGGAAGTGAAGAGCGCGAAGCTCTCCGCCGATGGTAAGACCGTGACGTTGGAATTCGCCAGCTTGAAGCCCGTGAACCAGATGTTGATCAAGTTCAACCTCGGCACGAAAGATGGGCAGATCATCAAGCAGGATGTGCTGCAGACGATCAATGAAGTGAAGTAA
- a CDS encoding c-type cytochrome translates to MQFVMTLKQTLGLALALLTLSQGRAVAQETPKTEPGLMVTFTADGVTDATTFQNVWLFSESGKPVTPFLNPGKFTATWDGFISVDLRDNYTFKAELNGTVKIEVNTNVVLEATAASSVSEPSKRARLNKGLNPIKVIYTAPDAGDAYLRLEWSTADFAFEPLPVSVLSHTPGGEALVKGTQLRLGRELFIENRCVKCHVGPSAATLPDLALDAPDFKGIGSRRNFDWLAHWIENPKASRALAQMPKMVHGATAKADADAMAAYLSSLKDAAPAGAEPAVDLAVKGGKLFESLHCVACHVSPTDGKDDPKKIALKQVKQKFTPGDLAKFLQKPTEHYEWIRMPNFHLKPEEANELAAFLNSKADAANNRPAPAADAIARGKQLVTTVGCLSCHSGTDDNKFAGKRFGELAADKWTGGCLSETDNGKAPFFAFKKEEREALQAFAKTDRTSLKRHVPMEFAERHARNLNCTECHGKFEGFPVFNVLGGKLRPEWATRFIAGEVDYKPRPWIEGRMPGFPKYAEGVAHGLAAQHGLPAKSPTEPAIDKALAETGRQLIGTDGGFSCIACHAIGKLGATQVFESAGINLAYTGERLLPNFFHRWLQNPLRIDPQTKMPVYFDQGNSPLTDVLEGKADKQIEALWQYIRQGKDMPMPKDAQQ, encoded by the coding sequence ATGCAGTTCGTGATGACATTGAAGCAAACCTTGGGGCTCGCCTTGGCCCTGTTAACGCTCAGTCAGGGCCGCGCCGTCGCGCAAGAAACGCCGAAGACCGAGCCCGGACTGATGGTGACCTTTACCGCAGATGGCGTCACCGATGCCACCACATTCCAGAACGTCTGGCTCTTCTCCGAGAGCGGCAAGCCAGTGACGCCGTTTCTGAATCCTGGCAAGTTCACCGCCACTTGGGATGGTTTCATTTCCGTGGATCTGCGAGACAACTATACGTTCAAGGCCGAGCTGAACGGCACCGTGAAGATCGAGGTGAACACGAATGTGGTCCTCGAAGCGACGGCGGCTAGCAGCGTCAGCGAGCCCAGCAAACGCGCACGTTTGAACAAAGGCCTCAATCCTATCAAGGTCATTTACACCGCGCCAGATGCCGGTGATGCGTATCTGCGCTTGGAATGGTCCACAGCGGACTTCGCGTTTGAGCCGTTGCCCGTCAGTGTGCTGAGCCACACGCCGGGTGGAGAAGCCTTAGTGAAAGGCACGCAGCTTCGCTTGGGCCGTGAACTGTTCATCGAAAACCGTTGCGTGAAGTGCCATGTGGGGCCTTCAGCCGCCACGTTGCCGGACCTCGCGCTCGATGCGCCAGATTTCAAGGGCATCGGTTCGCGACGTAACTTCGACTGGCTCGCGCACTGGATCGAGAATCCGAAAGCCAGCCGTGCGCTCGCGCAGATGCCGAAGATGGTTCACGGCGCGACTGCAAAAGCAGACGCCGATGCTATGGCTGCCTATCTTTCTTCCCTGAAAGACGCTGCTCCGGCGGGTGCTGAGCCTGCGGTCGATCTGGCGGTGAAGGGTGGCAAGTTGTTCGAGAGCCTGCATTGCGTGGCGTGCCACGTTTCTCCAACGGATGGCAAAGATGATCCGAAGAAGATCGCGCTGAAACAGGTGAAGCAGAAGTTTACGCCGGGTGATCTCGCGAAGTTCCTGCAAAAACCCACGGAACATTATGAGTGGATCCGCATGCCGAACTTCCACTTGAAGCCGGAAGAAGCGAATGAACTTGCTGCGTTCCTGAATTCCAAGGCAGATGCGGCGAACAATCGCCCTGCTCCAGCTGCTGATGCCATCGCGCGCGGCAAACAGCTCGTCACCACGGTCGGTTGCTTGAGCTGCCACAGCGGCACGGATGACAATAAATTCGCTGGCAAACGCTTTGGCGAACTGGCGGCGGACAAGTGGACAGGCGGTTGCCTCTCGGAAACAGATAATGGCAAAGCTCCGTTCTTCGCCTTCAAGAAGGAAGAGCGTGAAGCGTTGCAGGCATTTGCGAAAACGGATCGCACCTCGCTCAAGCGTCATGTGCCCATGGAGTTCGCCGAACGTCATGCGCGCAATCTGAACTGCACCGAGTGCCATGGTAAGTTCGAGGGCTTCCCGGTGTTCAATGTCCTCGGTGGCAAGCTGCGTCCGGAGTGGGCCACGCGCTTCATCGCCGGTGAAGTGGATTACAAGCCGCGCCCGTGGATCGAAGGCCGCATGCCGGGCTTCCCGAAATATGCGGAAGGTGTGGCACACGGTCTGGCCGCACAACATGGCTTGCCTGCTAAGTCGCCGACGGAACCGGCCATCGACAAGGCGCTTGCCGAGACGGGCCGTCAGTTGATCGGCACGGATGGCGGCTTCTCCTGCATCGCCTGCCATGCCATCGGCAAGCTCGGCGCCACTCAGGTGTTCGAGAGCGCCGGTATCAATCTCGCCTACACTGGTGAGCGTTTGCTGCCGAACTTCTTCCATCGCTGGTTGCAGAACCCGTTGCGTATCGATCCGCAGACGAAGATGCCGGTCTATTTCGATCAGGGGAACAGCCCGCTGACGGACGTGCTCGAAGGCAAAGCGGACAAGCAGATCGAGGCGCTGTGGCAATACATCCGTCAGGGCAAGGACATGCCGATGCCGAAGGATGCACAACAGTAA
- a CDS encoding Gfo/Idh/MocA family oxidoreductase, which translates to MSKKLNVAIVGLGFGAEFIPLWQKHPHTTCYAICQRDPKKLDTIGDYFGVETRYTDYAEMLKDPNIDAVHINSPIPDHAWMSIAALKAGKHVACTVPMATSIADCKKIVDLVKQTGLKYMMMETVVYAREYLFMKELLDNGELGKLQFVQASHQQDMDGWPNYWPGLPPMWYATHCVGPVAGLIGKPAEYVSCFGSGTIRKDLIKQYGSPFAVETAHIKFKDTDVNARIIRSLFDTARQYRESIDVYGDKKSVEWPLVEHEPLIVHTAKKPEPKIPKPVKCPDFAKRLPKSIAKYTTQGVYDSSKKTHLSFTQGSGHGGSHPHLANEFANALAEDREPFPNAKQSANWTCVGLCAHESALKGGKIVNLPKFTL; encoded by the coding sequence ATGAGCAAAAAACTGAATGTAGCGATCGTCGGTCTGGGCTTCGGGGCGGAATTCATCCCCCTCTGGCAGAAACATCCGCACACCACCTGCTACGCCATCTGCCAGCGTGACCCGAAGAAGCTGGATACCATCGGCGATTACTTCGGCGTGGAGACGCGCTACACCGATTACGCCGAGATGTTGAAGGACCCGAACATCGACGCCGTGCATATCAATTCGCCCATTCCCGATCACGCGTGGATGTCCATCGCGGCATTGAAGGCCGGCAAGCACGTCGCCTGCACCGTGCCGATGGCCACCAGCATCGCGGACTGCAAAAAGATCGTGGACCTCGTGAAGCAGACCGGCCTGAAATACATGATGATGGAGACGGTGGTCTATGCCCGCGAATACCTCTTCATGAAGGAACTGCTGGATAATGGTGAACTCGGCAAGCTGCAGTTCGTGCAAGCGAGCCATCAGCAGGACATGGACGGCTGGCCGAATTACTGGCCGGGCCTCCCGCCGATGTGGTATGCGACCCATTGCGTCGGCCCGGTGGCGGGCTTGATCGGCAAACCGGCGGAATACGTGAGCTGCTTCGGCTCCGGCACCATCCGCAAGGACCTGATCAAACAATACGGCTCACCCTTCGCCGTGGAGACCGCGCACATCAAGTTTAAGGACACGGATGTGAACGCCCGCATCATCCGCAGCCTCTTCGATACCGCCCGCCAATATCGCGAAAGCATCGATGTGTATGGCGACAAGAAGTCTGTGGAATGGCCTCTGGTGGAGCATGAACCGCTCATCGTCCATACCGCCAAGAAGCCGGAACCGAAGATTCCGAAGCCGGTGAAATGCCCGGACTTCGCCAAGCGCCTGCCCAAGAGCATCGCGAAATACACGACCCAAGGTGTTTACGATTCTTCCAAGAAGACGCATTTGAGCTTCACCCAAGGCAGCGGACATGGCGGCAGCCATCCGCACTTGGCGAACGAATTCGCGAATGCTTTGGCCGAAGACCGCGAACCGTTCCCGAACGCGAAACAGTCCGCCAACTGGACCTGCGTAGGCCTGTGCGCCCATGAATCCGCCCTGAAAGGCGGCAAAATCGTGAATCTGCCTAAGTTTACGCTTTGA